In the Magnolia sinica isolate HGM2019 chromosome 15, MsV1, whole genome shotgun sequence genome, one interval contains:
- the LOC131227001 gene encoding auxin-responsive protein SAUR72-like translates to MSMSMSLSLNNSSVGGKEIMVLYSNGSHLEQFRFHRSLVMGVGASKLSRIFLGHVSRHQKRSYSVPKGYIPVHVGVDDKMKRFMVHRTSLSDADFIELLSKSADEYGFRNPGVLTIPYDAKIFEECMLSRANWKMIMVRN, encoded by the coding sequence atgtccatgtccATGTCACTATCCTTGAATAATTCCAGTGTAGGCGGTAAGGAAATCATGGTTTTATATAGCAACGGGTCTCATTTGGAGCAGTTCAGGTTCCATAGAAGTCTGGTAATGGGAGTTGGAGCTAGTAAACTCAGTAGAATTTTCTTAGGCCATGTAAGTAGGCATCAGAAAAGATCGTATTCGGTCCCAAAGGGATACATTCCAGTACACGTGGGCGTAGATGACAAGATGAAGCGGTTCATGGTCCATCGAACTTCGCTCAGCGACGCAGATTTCATCGAGCTTCTTAGCAAATCTGCCGACGAATATGGCTTCCGTAACCCCGGCGTTCTTACGATTCCATATGATGCGAAGATCTTCGAGGAATGCATGCTTAGTAGAGCTAATTGGAAGATGATTATGGTTAGAAATTGA